In one Grus americana isolate bGruAme1 chromosome 1, bGruAme1.mat, whole genome shotgun sequence genomic region, the following are encoded:
- the KCNE2 gene encoding potassium voltage-gated channel subfamily E member 2, whose amino-acid sequence MAEMRNFTWAVEDIFKETFLTYMNGWRKNMTEAADKLQAKVDAENFDYVILYLMVMIGMFSFIIVAILVSTVKSKRREHSNDPYHQYIVEDWGEKYKSQVLNREDLKCVIHENLGARDKTPGSP is encoded by the coding sequence ATGGCTGAAATGCGAAACTTTACTTGGGCGGTGGAAGATATTTTCAAGGAAACTTTTCTCACTTACATGAATGGCTGGAGAAAAAACATGACGGAAGCAGCAGATAAACTGCAAGCCAAGGTTGATGCTGAAAACTTTGACTATGTTATCCTTTATTTGATGGTGATGATTGGGATGTTCTCCTTCATTATCGTGGCGATCTTGGTGAGTACTGTGAAATCAAAGAGGCGAGAGCACTCCAATGACCCCTATCATCAGTACATCGTTGAGGACTGGGGCGAGAAGTATAAAAGCCAGGTTCTGAATCGAGAAGACCTCAAGTGTGTGATCCATGAAAACTTGGGTGCAAGGGACAAAACCCCTGGATCACCTTGA
- the SMIM11 gene encoding small integral membrane protein 11, whose protein sequence is MVAFNWKALENFPLLMYILAAKTLILCLAFAGVKMYQSKKIEEKLKREREEKFKTEVEKKDD, encoded by the exons ATGGTGGCATTTAACTGGAAG GCTTTGGAGAATTTCCCATTGCTGATGTACATTTTGGCAGCTAAAACATTGATTCTTTGCTTAGCATTTGCTGGAGTAAAAATGTACCAGagcaaaaaaattgaagaaaaactgaagagggAACgtgaagagaaatttaaaacagaagtagaGAAGAAGGATGATTGA
- the C1H21orf140 gene encoding LOW QUALITY PROTEIN: uncharacterized protein C21orf140 homolog (The sequence of the model RefSeq protein was modified relative to this genomic sequence to represent the inferred CDS: inserted 2 bases in 1 codon; deleted 1 base in 1 codon), whose protein sequence is MQCFANPPLRHIIRRSFFAAASKRQCLQYLRALRTLHLNILFLGETXITESLTTGEKIAKETSLCWPVWTLFYTGSRQRRVPWRYKLLLRGDLPIHQQNGIFQGLCDSLTTSCGKCVIVVRDKKQTMHVGAKDGKELDTGSATSPTAIYMSDIECCPEVARANGHDLLVVTLSDNYLYPMDIARSSLKWCTMNNRKDFTLRSVERTCSYRCILSSDLIVKGIEKMTPSKWKVAINRMKRWKNCYLDTIS, encoded by the exons ATGCAATGCTTTGCAAATCCACCTCTCAGGCACATAATTCGCAGGAgcttctttgctgctgcttcaaagAGGCAGTGCCTGCAGTATTTAAGAGCTCTGAGGACACTGCATCTTAACATCCTTTTTTTAGGGGAAAC TATTACAGAAAGTCTtacaacaggagaaaaaatagcCAAGGAGACCAGCCTATGCTGGCCGGTATGGACACTTTTCTACACTGGCAGCAGACAAAGGCGGGTGCCCTGGAGGTACAAACTGCTATTAAGAGGTGATCTGCCCATCCACCAGCAGAATGGTATCTTTCAGGGGTTGTGTGATTCTCTGACCACCTCCTGTGGGAAGTGCGTAATTGTGGTGAGGGACAAAAAGCAGACAATGCATGTAGGGGCAAAAGATGGCAAGGAGCTGGACACGGGATCTGCCACCAGTCCCACC GCGATCTACATGTCCGACATTGAGTGTTGCCCTGAAGTTGCTAGAGCCAATGGCCATGACCTTCTTGTTGTGACTTTGTCTGACAACTATCTCTATCCTATGGACATTGCCAGGTCTTCTTTGAAATGGTGTACTATGAACAACAGGAAGGACTTTACTCTGAGGTCTGTTGAGAGGACCTGCTCCTATAGGTGTATCCTCTCCAGTGACTTGATTGTTAAAGGAATAGAGAAGATGACCCCAAGCAAATGGAAGGTAGCAATTAACAGAATGAAGAGATGGAAGAACTGCTACCTTGACACAATTTCTTAA